The following is a genomic window from Candidatus Omnitrophota bacterium.
TCGGAGCAACAGGTTTTGGAAGACGCATCCCTCAACATGATCGCCAGCGCAACGGTTACTTGCGAACGGGGACCATTGGGTTTGCGGGTTATGGATCACGGCAAACACTACCTCAGCGACAAAGCTCCCTTTACGACGATGGAGCAATGGGAAAAAGCCCGCGCCAAGGTTACGCAGACGGGATTGATCTGGGCCGTCTGCTATAGCGAGCGCGTACACAACGAAAGCGCCGTCTTCGCCGGGCAATTAATCAAAGAGGGCGCGATTGGCTGCGTCTTGCAAGTAACGACCATCGCGCCCCATCGCCTCAATCCCGCCAATCGCCCGGCCTGGTTCTTCCAACGGCAAAAATACGGCGGCATTCTTTGCGACATCGGCAGCCACCAGATCGAGCAGTTTCTCTATTACGCCGATGTGAAGGAAGCTGAAGTCGTGCATAGTCAAATCGCCAATTACAACCACCCAGACTATCCCGAATTGGAAGATTTCGGCGACGCCCTGCTGCTGGGAAGCAACGGCGCGTCGCTTTATTTCCGCGTGGATTGGTTTACGCCGGACGGCCTGCGCGTCTGGGGCGATGGTCGAACATTTATTATGGGAACCGAGGGCTATATCGAGTTGCGCAAATACATCGACGTAGCTCGCGCCGACGAAGGCGATCATGTTTTTTTAGTGGATGGAAAAGAAGAAAAGCATTTCGCCGTCCAAGGCCAGGTGGGATATCCCTTCTTCGGCCAGTTGATCCTCGATTGTCTCAACAGAACGGAAAACGCCATGCCGCAAGAGCATGTCTTTCTCGCCGCCCGCCTCAGTTTGGAAGCGCAGGCGCGGGCGGTGCGCATTCGGTAAAAGCGCTGGCGGGAATGCGCGATCAAGGCTTTTGCTGCTCTCTGAGAATGGCAGGCTGCGCTTCGCTTTTAGCCTACCCTACGCAACTGGTTTTGCGATGTATAATATAATAAAATTGCCTAACCGGAAAATGGAGAATGCGCATGAAAACCGCCGAAGAAATCATTTTAGAAATTCATGAACTTCCGCCGGAAGAAAAACAGAAAGTCGCTGATTATTTAAACGGCGAAGAACCCGGATTTTACGCGCCTGAATCTCAAAAAGCCTATCGACAGGCTCTCAAAGAGGTGGAAGAAGGAAAAACGCATCCAGTCAAGAATCATGAAGATTTAATGAAACAACTCGCCTCTTAAACGTATGCGTTACGAATTTTCCGATATTTTCCGGCATGAATTTCAAAATCTTCCAAAAGTAATTCAAAAAACCGCCGCCAAACAATTCAAATTATTTCTGGAAAATCCATTTCATCCATCTCTCAATTCCAAAAAATTAAAAGAGGAGAATAACGTTTGGCAGGCGAGAATCAACTATAACTACCGCTTCACCTTTCTAATCAAAGGCGAAGTCTACTATCTTTTGCATATCTTCCGCCATAAATAGCCCCGCAGGATAGGCAGTGTTTTTTGATTAATATTTGTCTGAATCAGGATACCCAGGATGAAAGGATGACCAGGATTTTTTTATCTTTTATCCTGCAAATCCTGGCCATCCGGATTCTGACAAAAAGCGCTGATGGCGGGCTACGCTTCGCTTTTAGCCCACCCTACGCAATTCTTATCTCTTCTTCAATAATATCCAAATGAAAACCGGCCCGCCGATGAGCGCTGTTATGATCCCTACCGGCATCTCTCTAGGCGAAAATAAGGTGCGGGCCGCTGCGTCGCATGCAACCAAAAACGCGCCGCCTAGGAAAAAGCAGCCGGGAAGCGCGATGCGATGATCGTAGCCGCTCAGTCTTCTCACGGCGTGGGGAACAATCAATCCAACAAATCCGATCGGTCCCGATAGCGAAACCACCGCCGCCGTCGTTAAGCCTCCACCGAAAAAGATTTTTTTCTGCACCGAACCGACATCCACGCCATGCCCCGCCGCCAATTCTTCTCCTACGGAAAGATGATTCATCTCCAAGCGGCAGGAAAAAAGCATATACAATCCCGGCAGCAAAAAGGGGAACAACGCCGTTAACTCTTCAAAGCCGCCGATCTCCAATCCGCCCATCAACCAGCGATCCATCTGAATGAGAAATTCAGGGCTAGCGGCGTAGCGCATAAATAGAATAAATCCGGCGGAAACGATGGATACCGTTATCCCCGCCAGCAGCAGCGTCGGCGCGGCGATGCCTTCCGGACGGCGGGAGAGCGCGTAGAGAAAAATCAACGCCGCCGCCGCGCCAAGCAGGGAAAACAGTTGCACGGTGGAAAAGGGTCCCCAAGAAAAATGCAGTCCCGGAACGACGATCGCCAATGTTGCCCCCATTGTGGAGCCTCCCGTAACGCCTAGCGTATACGGTTCCGCCAACGGATTATGCAGGATCGCCTGGAAACACGCTCCCACCGCCGCCAGCGTTCCCCCCGCTAACGCCGCTAGCAAAACGCGAGGAATGCGCTGGGAAAATAAAATGGAGAAATCGATATTTGCAGCGCCGCCGCCAAACAACGATTTTATCGCTCCAAGAGCGTCGATGCGTTCGGCGCCCACCAACGGCGCCGCCGCCAACGCCGCCGCCAATGGCAAAAAATAGAGCAGCAAGAGCCAATAATAAGAATGCCGCGTCAACGCCTCTTTCAACGCTCTCCTCCTCGCCGTTGCGGGAACAACATAGGCCGCCCTTGCGGATGCCGGGTCAGGAGAACGCCTTCGCCATAAGTACGGGATACGGTTTTCGGCGTCAATACTTCTTCCGGCGTTCCTTCTATTCCGATGCGTCCCTGTTCAAACAGCGCCAGGCGGCTGCAATACAGCGATGCCGCATTGACGTCGTGAATCGCCGCCAATACGCCCATCCCCTTCTCCGCTAAATCGCTTAATAACTCAAAGAACAACGCTTGATGATGCAAATCCAAGGAAGCCGTCGGTTCGTCCAGCAGTAATAGCGAAGGCTCTTGCGCCAAAACCGACGCCAGAAATACCCGCTTCTGTTCTCCTCCCGATAATTGGGAGATGCGGCGCTTGCGAAAAGCCAACGTCTCCGTCATCTTCATCGATTCCTCGATGACTTCCAGATCGGCTTCGCTCAAAAAACCGCCCGCTTTCAAGTGGGAATACCTCCCCATCGCCACAATATCTATTACATGCAGATCGTATTCGCAGGCCGTATTTTGGGGCAGATACCCCACAAGCCGGGCGGCGCTGCGGCGGTCGAGCGAGAAAATGTCCTTGCCGTCCATCACCGCTTCGCCCGCGTCCGGACGCAGCGCACCGGCGGCGATGCGCAAAAAGGTGCTCTTCCCCGATCCATTGAGGCCGACGATCGCCGCAATCTCTCCCGCGCAAAGACGAAAGGAGGGTACATCGAGCCTCCAATCCGAATCAGGGTAGGTAAAACGTATATTGGATAAACGCAAACGTTCCATTGTTAGGGATGCGGCCTTTCCGCCGAGTCAATTATCGAGTTTTTCATCATTCATCATTCGTCACTCACCATTCCCTTATGAATTAGTTCGTAAAATCGCCGGGCGGTAAGAACCATGCGGGGGCCGGGAATTGTGACGTAATCGTCCGTAATAGAATAAACTCGTCCCGACGCGGCGGCGGGAGTTATGGGAGAAGCATACCAATCTTCCAGTTCGGCGCGTCCCCTTCCCGACAACGACGTTTCGTTGGGATTCAGCTCGATAATGACATCCGGCGCCCGCTTCAGCAGCGATTCTACGGATACTTGCGGATAAGCTCCGCCGATATCTTTAAAAATGTTATCTCCTCCAGCGATTTCCAACAGTTCGTTTAAAAAGGAATTGCTATTAACGGTATACAATCCCGCCAGCGATCCCCCCTTTCTTCCCACGCAAAGAAAAACCTTGATACGGCGCCCTATTTGCTTGGCGCGCAGCCGGACGTCATCCAAATCGTATTTCATATTGCTTATCAAGTTTTTCGCCGTTTCGGAACGCCCCAGCGCGTCTCCTATCGTTTGGATATCCCGCAAAACGCATTCGAAATCGCTCATATCCACCCGCAGCCGCGCGATGTTTTCGCGGCGGCACAATTCGGATACAGGTTCCATCCGTCCCAACACGATAACCAAATCCGGCTTCAACGCTACAATGCGCTCCAAGTTGGGATCGATAATTCCCCCGATTTTTTCCACTTGCGCCGCCTCCGGCGGATAATTGGAGAACTCGCTGACGCCTACCACGCGTCCGCCTCTTCCCAAAGCGAAAACGATTTCCGTGATGGAAGGCGCGGCGCAGACGATGCGCTGAGGATCGAATCCGGCGGGTAAATCGCTAAAACCGCTCTGGCGAGACGTTTCCAGCCAAGCCGCCCATATAACCAATCCTACTCCCAAAAAAAACAACAAAGCCAGAATCGCTGTCGAGCGTTTCATTCTTGCACACTCCAAGATCGAAAAATGCCAACGGTTTATGATGGCGTCTTCATGCCGCTGGTTCAATGAGGACAAAGAAAGAGTAAAAGAAAAGCCGGCGAATTGATTCGGCATGAAGGAGGAATGCGATCATTCGCCGAGGGGGGATAAATGGGGGGAAGGATAAACCGCCATCTGAGCGGCGTCGATCAAAGCGTCAAGCGGAAAAGGTTTGAGAAGGAATTGCGAAGAATGGCCCAAAGGAAATTCTTTTTTGTTTTCGCAAGGGAAGGCGCTGGAAATAACGATATAGGGGGAATTCGATCTGTCGCGGATTTTCTTGAATAAATGCCAGCCATTTCCCTCTTTTAGATTTACGTCCGTAAAAATGAAACGGATATCCTTCTCGCGTTCGAGAAAAAATCTCCAACCGTCCATCTCCGTTTCGGCTTCGATAATATCGAAATGTTGATTCTCGAGTACGTCCTTGACAAATGACCGAACGCATGGATCGTCTTCAACGATCAAAGCAATTGGAGTCATTTTCCCACCTATAAGCCTTTAGAATATATAAACATAAAAATTTAATAATTAATATAATTTTTATAAATTGCCGAATAACCAGATATTAATATAATCGACTAAATCGAAGCAAGGTTTAGAAAAGAAAAAAGTATGTAATTAATAATAATTTAATATTGATGATTTATTGAACCGCGTCAACGCCTATATGATGAAAAATCAATCAAAAATTTGTGTTTTTCGTTTGCAATAAGAGTCGCGTATGGAATTACTTACGCCGCTTTGCCTACAATTTATTTAAAGATTCGAAACTAGACGCTTATATCTGCAATGTAACCTTTGCTCAATGTCTACCGGCGAAATGCGTAAAATTTTCGTTCGCTCAAAGGACAAGGCCGCATGGATTCTCCTGAATACAACCTTTTTTCTTCGAATTTATTCGGTTCTGACCCGATCATAAAAAAAAATAAAAAAAAAGCTAAAGTTTTTATAAAGGGAAGCCGATACTATGGCCGACAAGGTTAAAAAATAGGTAATGAAAAAGAGGAATTCAAACAAGAAATACGAATTAAAATAAGCCGTATCTTTCGCATCCCGGCCAAGAATGTTGAAGTGAATTACGGCTTAATCGACCGTGGCAGCCGCTGTTAGAACCGAGGAAAGGCTTGTGGGCGTCTACGTTTTTTTTATATCCTCCCGCATCCCTCCCCTAAAAAGGCTTCCACTCCGTTTCACCCCCAAGAGCGTTCCCGACCCATCCGGTCCGGACGCGGCCAAAAGCGATCGTTCCTGACCGCCGCAGAACCGCCGATCGTGGTTCTGCGGGAAGATGCGCTCGATGGCCTAAACGGCCGTTTCCGTCCTCTGGTTTCCGAGGCCCCAGGGCGGCGCGGCGAGGGAACGCAAAGAGAAACCGGCGCACTCGCGTCTTTGGAATACAATTTCTCGATGGTTTTACGTCTATGTTGAGAGAGGGTCAAAAAGCAAGTTAAAAAAATTAAGCCACAACTTCGCATCCCGGCCAAGAGAAGTGAGTTATGGCTTAATCGACCGCCGCAGCGCGCCGCCAATTCCGAGCACGGCAGGCGCTACGTCTTACTTGTTCTAACCTTTTGAACCAAGCGGTCAAGACTTGCAGTCTACAAGCAAATGACCTTGCTCTCAGTTATAGGCAAAAACCGAAAAAACTTTAGCAAAAAGTTCAAAACAGCCGAATTTTTTCGACTTGCGATCTATAACGAGAGAGGGCGATTATGGTCGTTCAGAGTTCTCTGGCCAATCTGGCCAGCAATACGATCATCGCGGCGATGCGCACGGGGCAGAACAGCGTGAGAACCAGCATCGAACGGCTGGGGACCGGGCTGCGCATCAACAGCGCCAAGGACGATCCCGGCGGATTGGTTACAAGTACGAAACTCGCCACCCAGTTCAGGGGTCTCGATCAAGCCGCCGCCAATGCGCAAACCGGCATCGGCATCGCCGAAGTGGCAACGGAAGGCGTCGGCAAGATTTCCGACTTGCTGCAACAAATCCGATCTTCCATTCTCGCCGCCAACGCTCTCAGTTCCGGTTCCAGCGCCCGGCTGGCTTATCAAAGAGACATTCAGGAAAAAGTCGATGAAATCAACACCATCGCTTCAGAAACCAAGTATCAAAACAAAAATCTTCTGGACGGCACTTTTTCCGCTCAAACCGATTTCAGCGCTGGTTCCCGCGGTTTCGGCGGCAGCGTCGCGTTCGGCGCCGATGCGTCCGTCCTCACCAAAGGAAAGGCCTCTCTTAACATTTATCAGATCCAAGTGGGAACGGAAACGATAAAATCGGGTTCCGATTTGCTTTTTAATACGGGCATCCGCTACGCCACCGACATCTCCGTCTCTTTCGGGCAATTGGCGAAAGGGGGAAGCGCCGCCGTTACAGCCGATAACCTCAACAAGTTAACCTTCAACCGCGTATCTCTGCAAAATAATGGCCAAATTAAATTCAACGGCCTTTTGGCCGATGGAACCACCAATTTTGCGGGAACCTTCGACATCGAAGCCTCTTCCGACCTCGACTCCCTGATTTCCGCCATCCAGAGCAAGATCGACATTGCGGAAACGGTCAACGGCGTCGAGGGAACGAATAGCGGAGAGACCACCGTCGGTTACAATACCTCTACGGGACGCTTGGAATTCGCCAACAGCCAAACCGGCGCCATCTCCCAATTCGCCATCAATTTTACCGTGAAAAACGCCGCCAGCTCCGTTCAAACCAGTTTCGGCTCCGAACGGATAGGCGCCTTCGCCAATGAATTCCTCACGACGACGGGTTCCGGCGCCAAAATCGGCAACAGCGTCAGCGCCATCACCGGCTCCACGTTCGCCAGCGGCAATTACGACATTGAAGTATCCAACGTTCAGGCGGCGTCCAATCGCATCGTCGAATCCAGCATGGGATTCTTCACCAACGTCAGTTTATCTACGCCGGTCGCCAGTGCTACGAACCTCTCCAGCGCTTTTATTAACGGCGTTTCCCTAGCCAACGGCGATGTGATTACGTTTGGCGGTTCCGATCCGGACGGAACCACTTTTAGCGTCGCCTTCACCGTAAGCGATGCGGCGGGCAGCGAAGATTACCGCGACGGACGCGCCGCCACCTTCGGCGATTTGCTCAATGGACTCAACAATCGCGATCGGACCGATACGGGTTATGGATTCAACCAAGCCACGGCCACTTTGACCGCCGGCGGCGCTCTGCGGCTCGAGGACGACGTCGCCAATACTTCGTCCAGCAATTTTAACTTCTATATCACCAATATCCGCACCGTCGACGACGGCATGGGCGGCTTCACTATCGAATTGGAAAATTCCGATACGTTCGACGCGAACACTATTACGGAGGGCAACCGCGAGACGGCTACGATGTCCATCGCCGGAGGCCCCTCCCAAACCGTCAAAGCTGGAGACGTCGTTACGCTCGAAGGCGGAAACTCGATTGGAGAGAACGAACCGACGCCTTACGTCACTTTCCGCGCCGGCAATAACCTCCAAGAGGGAACGGACAAATTAACCATTACGGAAAACATTTATGAAGGCACTCTGAACGACGGTCCTAAAGTGCAATTCCGCAACGGTCAGCAAAACGTCGTTTTCACCGCCAATCCCAGCGATGGCCGCAGCGCGTTTCAACAAATCAAGATCAATTTCGACGACGTTCTCAACATCACCAATTCTATCCAAGAAGGGGCGGAACGCTTCGTTCTCTCTTCCACCGGCCGCGATTTGAATTTTCAATTGGGAGTGACAGACGAGAAGATTTTAGTCATTCCCGATTTGCGCTCAGCCAATCTCGGCCTCGACGAGGAACAAAATCTCGAGGCCATCGACGTATCTACCACCACCGGCGCTTTGGAAGCGCTCGATATCGTCGATAGCGCCCTAAACCAAACCAGCGACGTCCTCGGACGGATCGGCTCCTTTACGTCCCGGCTGCAAGACGTTGTCAGTCACCTCGATTTCACGTCGTATATTCTTCAAAATTCGTACGATCAAATCACCGGCGTCGACGTGGCCCAGGAAACGACCGACTACACGTTGAATTCGATCTTCATGGAAGCGCGAGCCTCGCTGCTTATCCAAGCCAATACGCTGCAAAAGAACGTCTTTTCCATTTTGTATGGATTGAACACAACTACTAGATAGAAGTTATTGTTTTGTTTACGGGGAGAAAATAGCGGAGGGTAGAAGAAACGGCAAAGAGGCAAACCGGAGATTCTCATGGCATACGGCATGATTCCGGTTAAAATAAGAAAAGGAATTCTATTCGGAAAAAAACGGCGCTTTCCGCTAGATGCGCTCTTTCCGCAGAGAATAAATCCAGGGAGGATGCACGATATGGACATTTCACGGATGAATAACAGCCTGAACATGGTGGCTCTGCACAATCTGCAAAATTTGACGGCTCCGAATTTGGAGCGCAGCGCCCAAAGCCTCGCTTCCGGCTTGCGAATCAACCGCGCAGCCGACGACGCTTCCGGCTTGGTTAACGCCAACCGTCTGCAAACGCAGATTTCCGGTTTGAACAAAGCCTTCGACGCCGCTCAAACCGGCATTAATATCGCCAATATCGCCGACCAAGGCCTCGGCGGCGTTACCGACCGTCTCCAACGCATCCGCGATCTCGTTTTGCAAGCAGGTTCCGGCGCCCAGGACGGGCAATCCCGGCGAGCGATCCAGGATGAGATCGATCAAAACGTCCAGGAAATCGGACGCATCGCCGATACGACGCAATTCAACGGCCTTCATCTTCTGAATGGAGACGCCGTTTCCACGGCGGGCATCCGCCCGGGAGCGCCTTCCGGCGGCATATCCATCGCTGTAAGCCAACTGACGACGAGAGAAAATTATTTTACCGTCCGGCAAATTCAATCCGGCTCGGCTCAAATCGCCAGCGGCGAAGCGGCGGGAGAAACGCAAACCGTAAACGCGGGCGTCCAGAACGTCAGAGACATCGCCGTCACCCAAGGAACCTTCGCCCATGGCAATGCGCCCGCCGCCGCCGATGACGCCCTTGCGAATACAACCTTCAATGGCGTCTCTTTGCAAAACGGCGGCGTCATTCAATTTCAAGGAATGTTAGCTGACGGAAAAACCGCTTTCACTGGTTCGTTGAGCATTAGCGCGGGCGGTGATGTAAACAGTCTTGTCGCCCAAATCCAACAAACGCTCGACGCCGCCGAAACCGCGGCAGGCGTCAACACGGCTGACGGAACCAATCCTGGCGAAACTAACGCCGTCTATAATACGAACACAGGACGCCTTGAATTTCAAAACGGCGCGGATCAAGGCGTCTCCCGATTCCAGATTCAATTCAACGCCGCCAACGCCAACGGCCAGTTGCAGACAACGACAGGAATCACCCGCGCGGCGGAAATCGGGGGCGCGGCTACCGGCGCTCAGATTGGCAATTCCGTCACGGCCATTACCGGCAATACGTTCGATACGGGCGCATTAACCTTGGAAATCGGCGATGTAACGGCGGCCAACCGCCGAATCGTCGAAACCAACGCCGCTTTTCAAACGGGGACCGGTGGACCAGCTCAGGCGGATTCGAACTTGATCGGCGCCGTATTCGAGGGAGTTACTCTGTCGGCGGGCGATACGATCGCCATCAATGGAACCAACGCCGACGGGACGACTTTTTCGAATACGATCACCGTCTCCAACGTCGACCTGGGCGCAGGCCAAGGCGATGCCTCGACAATGCAGGACCTGATCGACGAATTGAACCAGCGCGACCGCAGCCAGCTCGCCGGCGGCAGAGGCAATCCGAGCGGTTTCGAAGCCGCAACCGCCCAGCTTGCGCCGGACGGACGAATCCAAGTCGTCGACGACATCGCCGCTTCTTCTCAGACTAACTTTACGCTGACCGTGAACGACCGTTCCAGCGGCAACGCCGTCGCCGATAAGGCCAACATGGTCCAACAAGGCGCTGCGCAAACCGCTTCCGTGAGCATCAACGGCGGTCCCAACCAACGAGTGGAAGCGGGAAGCATGGCGACGCTTTATGGACAACCCGCCGCCGATGGAGAAGCGGCGCCGCAAATCACGCTGCAATTCGGCGCCAACCTCACGGCGGGAACCGACGAGATTAACGCCGCCCGCGCCGAATACGCAGGCAGCCTCAACGGCGGCGCGGAAGTTCTCTTCGCGGCGGGACAACAAAACGTCCAATTTAACAGCGGATTGCGGCAAAACGAAAACGCCGTTCTGAATTTCGACGCCGCCGTCGGCGTTCCCGGACTTCAGGATAATGGAGTCGGGACGGTTGTCATTTCCGCCACGGGGCGCGAAGCCAATTTCCAAATCGGCGCCAACGCGGGCGAAACGAAGGGAATTCAGTTTGGCGATATGCGGCCTCGGACGCTCGGCCTTGGCGAAGGGCTTGCGCTCGAAAATATCGACGTTACCCGCGAAGGCGGCGTCGAACAAGCGCTGCAAATCGCCGACAACGCTCTCAATCAGGCTAGCGATGCGCGAAGCCGGATCGGCGCTTTCTCCAACGGTTTGGAAGCAACCTCCAACCAGCTCGCCGTGGCTTCGGAAAACTATCTCGCTTCCCGCTCCCGTCTCGCCGACGCCGACTACGCCGCCGAAGCGACGCGATACGCTTCGAACCAATTGCTGCTGCAATCGAATCTTTTGGTTCAATCGCAGACAAACAACCTGACGAGCGCCTTCTTCTTGGATCTGCTCCGTTAGGTTTAGAAAATTTTTTACAACCACTGGGGACACGACATCGTTGTGTCCTTTTTTTTATTAACCCATGTTACGCAGACTATGTTCCTTCGTTTTCGGCGCCGGTATTCCATCGCCCATTGGAAGAACCGTTCGCAAGAGCAGGAAGGGGTTCATTTTTTTGCGTTATTGAATCACGAAACTACGAAAAGGCTCGAATTGCACGAAATTTTCGAATCACGGATATCGCGGATTCTTTAGGATTCCACGGAAAAAACCTTTGCACGGCGCGATTCCTTGCGCCTATTGTTTTTCTGTTTTATTTCGCGATTCGACGCGACGATCATAATAGACTTCTCCGACTTTTTCTTGCGCGCAACATGAGTTATTTATTTTCGATTCGGGAAATCGGGGTCAAGGGAATTGAATTCCACTAGTAAAAATCATGGGGAATGACATATAATGAAATTCCTTTCATGCAAATTCTATCCGGTTGAGCGAATCGATTCATTTATAACATCTCATTATGAAAGAAGGGCGCGAAGGAGGATCGTTCATGCCTAAGAGATTATTGTATGCTTTTTTGACGGCAGCTCTGGTTATTGGATTCAACGCATCCATCCTCAGAGCGGATGAAGGGAAAGAAGAAGAGGCCGATGGCAAAAAAAGCGAAGCCAAGATCGAATGCGCCACCGGCGAAGTGAAGATCGAAAAAGAGGAAGCGGAAAAAGAAGCGTGCGAGAAGGAAGAATGCGATAAAGAGAAAGCAACCGATAAATCTGTTTCCACTAATTCCACCACTTCCACCACGAAGACGGTTACCAAGAACGAAGTCGGCGACATCAAGATTTATAACTATGGCATCCAAGCCACGTTCATCAATTCCAATGTTACCGTCAACGGCGGCGAAATCTCAGCCGAAATGACGCAGACCGCTCCCGGCAAGGAAGAAAAAGCCCCAGAAGCCAAGCCGCAAGGCAAACCGGCGGCGGGCGCTCCTCCTTCGGCGGAGGGCGAAAAGCCGGAAAAACCGGGAAAATTCGCCGAACTCGTCAAAGACGCGACGAAAACCAAAGGCTTATTTACGATTTACGATAAAGATTCGGAAAAAGAACGGAAACTGCTGTGGGAAATCGCTCCTTCCCAGATGGAACAAAACTTTCTCGTTTCCGGCATCCTCGCCTCCGGCGTAGGCGTGAGTTGGGCCAAGCCGGGATCTTACCTTGGCGATTACATCTTTAGCGATTTCATCATCCTCTTCCGGCAAGCGAAGGATAAAATGCAAATCATCCGGCGGAACATCCGCTTTACGGCGCCTGAAGGGACAAGGTTGAAAGCCGTCGAAAAAAATTACAGCGATTCCATCGTCGCCTCCATCCCCATCGCCGCCACCAATCCGGAAAACGCCGCTAACCTTGTCGATATGACCCCCGTCCTCCTGACCGATCATTTCGAAATCGGCAGGACAGTGGGCGAAGCGCTGGGCGGCGGTTATGGCGTAGACGCCGCCAACAGTTATGTGGAAGACCTGAAGAACTTGCCGGCGAACGTCGTTATCCGCGACCTCCTCGCTCTGCGCGGCAGTTCCAGAGAATCGACCGCTCTCCCCGATCCTAAAAGCTTGATGATTAAAGTGAGCATCGATATCCGTCCGTTGAAGGACAATCCCGATTTTATTTCCCGCGCGGCGGATATACGCATCGGCAATTTCGTCGAAGCCTATATGGATTTCGGCGACGACTTTAGAGACGACCGCATCATCCGCCATATCACGAAATGGGACATCCGCAAGGCGAGTCCCGAACTGGAAGTTTCTCCCCCGGTCAACCCCATTCTTATGTGGATCGAAAACACCACGCCGAAAGAATACCGCAAAGCGGTGCGCGACGGCGTGCTGCTTTGGAACCAAGCTTTCGAACAGGCGGGAATCAAGGACGCTATCGTCGTGAAGGAACAGCCGGACGACGCCGAGTGGGACGCTTCCGACGCCCGCTACAACGTCATCCATTGGAACGTCTCCCACAACATGGCCTACGGCGGCGTAGCGCAGTGGATATCCGATCCCCGCACCGGCGAAATTCTGCATGGCGGCTTCATTATCGAAGGCGATCAGGTTCGAGGTCTTTTGAACTTGCGCAATTACTTGGAGCCGGACCGAGTACAGATGTTCAAAGAACAAATGTCGCCTCCTTCGTCCGCGAAGGCGTTCGACAATTGCGATCGTTTTTCCG
Proteins encoded in this region:
- a CDS encoding zinc-dependent metalloprotease; the protein is MPKRLLYAFLTAALVIGFNASILRADEGKEEEADGKKSEAKIECATGEVKIEKEEAEKEACEKEECDKEKATDKSVSTNSTTSTTKTVTKNEVGDIKIYNYGIQATFINSNVTVNGGEISAEMTQTAPGKEEKAPEAKPQGKPAAGAPPSAEGEKPEKPGKFAELVKDATKTKGLFTIYDKDSEKERKLLWEIAPSQMEQNFLVSGILASGVGVSWAKPGSYLGDYIFSDFIILFRQAKDKMQIIRRNIRFTAPEGTRLKAVEKNYSDSIVASIPIAATNPENAANLVDMTPVLLTDHFEIGRTVGEALGGGYGVDAANSYVEDLKNLPANVVIRDLLALRGSSRESTALPDPKSLMIKVSIDIRPLKDNPDFISRAADIRIGNFVEAYMDFGDDFRDDRIIRHITKWDIRKASPELEVSPPVNPILMWIENTTPKEYRKAVRDGVLLWNQAFEQAGIKDAIVVKEQPDDAEWDASDARYNVIHWNVSHNMAYGGVAQWISDPRTGEILHGGFIIEGDQVRGLLNLRNYLEPDRVQMFKEQMSPPSSAKAFDNCDRFSEFLTDQAVNGLLTVAARVGIENVSKEFTDDFVYQFLRMIACHEFGHVLGLRHNFKGSTLHRLEDLHNKALTEEKGLTNSVMDYSPINIAPEGMEQGYYFDPTVGPYDRLVIEYAYKQIKSATGQTEADALNLIAEKEETHDYTYGTDEDLYSGGPGIDPLCNQGDIGDDPLAYAKQVTQISLDTIPKLPKLVEEGEDYYPIRVGFNYHLSRYFDSARFALKYLGGQYVNRVKKGGPNDPDPLQPVSPAKQREALDFLINTIFNDQIFNFDPDMLNKLATRKWLHWGVSSFGSASEYSISNLAGNYYDSIMYYIFYPVIIRRIIDAESQRPEQAIAFTVPELFQTINDGVWKEILKADFEKINQGQYSNKKPLISASRRMLQRIHLKRMIEIMLEPPMDMPEDARTQAWRSLRLLKDGLSKMKEKASVLDDYTGAHIEESLEKVERALQARLSVQVDFW
- a CDS encoding flagellin yields the protein MDISRMNNSLNMVALHNLQNLTAPNLERSAQSLASGLRINRAADDASGLVNANRLQTQISGLNKAFDAAQTGINIANIADQGLGGVTDRLQRIRDLVLQAGSGAQDGQSRRAIQDEIDQNVQEIGRIADTTQFNGLHLLNGDAVSTAGIRPGAPSGGISIAVSQLTTRENYFTVRQIQSGSAQIASGEAAGETQTVNAGVQNVRDIAVTQGTFAHGNAPAAADDALANTTFNGVSLQNGGVIQFQGMLADGKTAFTGSLSISAGGDVNSLVAQIQQTLDAAETAAGVNTADGTNPGETNAVYNTNTGRLEFQNGADQGVSRFQIQFNAANANGQLQTTTGITRAAEIGGAATGAQIGNSVTAITGNTFDTGALTLEIGDVTAANRRIVETNAAFQTGTGGPAQADSNLIGAVFEGVTLSAGDTIAINGTNADGTTFSNTITVSNVDLGAGQGDASTMQDLIDELNQRDRSQLAGGRGNPSGFEAATAQLAPDGRIQVVDDIAASSQTNFTLTVNDRSSGNAVADKANMVQQGAAQTASVSINGGPNQRVEAGSMATLYGQPAADGEAAPQITLQFGANLTAGTDEINAARAEYAGSLNGGAEVLFAAGQQNVQFNSGLRQNENAVLNFDAAVGVPGLQDNGVGTVVISATGREANFQIGANAGETKGIQFGDMRPRTLGLGEGLALENIDVTREGGVEQALQIADNALNQASDARSRIGAFSNGLEATSNQLAVASENYLASRSRLADADYAAEATRYASNQLLLQSNLLVQSQTNNLTSAFFLDLLR